The genomic DNA attccccgagcgactgaaacacgATACCTAGGTTTTCGTaacatgttccttctccttttctgtcgccagtttcagtTGTAATGTcgagcgctttttgaagatactctttagccttgtcgtattgctcgagcgactgaaacacagtacctaggttaacataacatgttccttctccttttctgtcgccagtttcagtTGTAATgtcaagcgctttttggagatactctttagccaCGTCGTATTtcccgagcgactgaaacacagtacctaggttaaCATAACATGatctttctccttttctgtcgccaatttcagttgtgatgttaagcgccttttggagatactcttcagccttgtcgtattgctcgagcgactgaaacacagtacctaggttaacataacatgttccttctccttttctgtcgccagtttcagtTGTAATgtcaagcgctttttggagatactctttagccaCGTCGTATTtcccgagcgactgaaacacagtacctaggttaaCATAACATgatccttctccttctctgtcgccaatttcagttgtgatatcaagcgccttttggagatactcttcagccttgtcgtattgctcgagcgactgaaacacagtacctaggttaaCATAACAtgatccttctccttttctgtcgccaatttcagttgtgatatcaagcgccttttggagatactcttcagccttgtcgtattgctcgagcgactgaaacacagtacctaggttaaCATAACAtgatccttctccttttctgtcgccaatttcagttgtgatatcaagcgccttttggagatactcttcagccttgtcgtattgctcgagcgactgaaacacagcacctaggttaacataacatgttccttctccttttctgtcgccagtttcagCTGTAATgtcaagcgctttttggagatactctttagccttgttgttttgcccgagcgactcaaacacagtacctaggttaaCATAACAtgatccttctccttttctgtcgccagtttccGTTGTGATgtcaagcgctttttggagatactctttagccttgttgttttgcccgagcgactgaaacacagtgCCTAggttaaaataacattttccttcatcgtttctgtcgccaatttcagttgtgatatcaagcgctttttggagatactctttagccaCGTCGTATTTCCTGAGCGACTGAAgcacagtaccaaggtttccgtagACATTTGCCTCTCCCTTTCTGCTGCCAATTTTCGTTCTgataacaagcgctttttggagatgcTCTTTAGCCTTGTGGTATTCCCCGAGCGCCTTAgacacagcacctaggttttcGTAGTCAGATGCCTCTGCCTCtgtgtcgccaatttcagttgtgatgacgagcgctttttggagatactctttagccttgtcgtattgcccgagggagtgaaacacagttcctaggtttctgtaggcagctgcttctccttttctgtcgccattCTCAGTTCTAATGAgaagcgccttttggagatgctctttagccttgtcgtattgtccgagcgacagaaacacactACCTCGGCTTTCGTAGTCCGCTGCGTCTCCTTCTCTGACGCTACTTTCCGTACCAATGACTAGCGCTTTTTtgaaatactctttagccttgtcgtatttcCCGAGCGACTGGAACACACTACCTAGGATTCTGTAGTCATGTacctctccttctctgtcgccaatttcagttctgatgacaagcgctttttggagatgttctatagccttgtcgtattgcccaaGCGAATAAAACatagtacctaggtttccgtagccagttgcctctccttctctgtcgccaatttgaaatgtgatgacaagcgctttccggaaatactcttcagccttgtggtattgcccgagcgactgaaacacaacACCTAGGTTTCTGTTGTCATgtgcctctccttctctgtcgccaatttcagttctgatgacaagcgctttttcgagatactctatagccttgtcgaattgcccgagcgactcaaacacactacctaggtttccataacacattccttctccttttctttcgCCAATTTGAAatgtgatgacaagcgctttttggagatactcttcagccttgtggtattgcccgagcgactgaaacacaacacctaggtttccgtaaagagttgcctctccttttctgtcgccaatttctgttctgatgacaagcgccttttggagataatctttagccttgtcgtattgcccgtGGAACCGGTACACAGTACCTAACTGTTCATAAACAATTGCCTCTCCtcctttgtcgccaatttcttttgtgatgacaagcgctgtttggagatactctttagccttgtcgtattgcccgagcgactgaaacacagcacctaggtttaCGTAACAGAGTACTTCTTCgcttttgtcgccaatttcggtcGTTATGGTGAGGGCCCTCGCAACATACTCCTTCGCTTTCAGGTTTTCGCCAAGTTTATAACACAGAATTGCAGACTTGCTGTAGAAGACAAGCAGTTTCCTGCCGTATCTTTCCGCATTTACGTAgtcagagatatgacgataagCGCTGTAAAGAACTGtatagatgtcgctgtaaaattgtagtAGTACTGAATCAAATTGATCTTTGTTGTTTTGATCGCTGTTATTTAGCAAAATTAAACATTCGTTGCATATCTcgatggctttctgaatgcgatcgGAGTTTAGCAGGAACAGGGCAACTAGTAAGGCGATGTTCATGAAAGCTATCATTgcttctgctgttaggtttccattgccatcctctcctgttatTAGGGAAACATTGTTTTTAGCAACACAAGTTAACCGAACGATTTGATAATCTGGATTCATAATGAGTCACTACAAAGAGGAACCCATATGTGAAGCCGATTTGATTACAACTGGAACATTTTTATAACGAGCTTAAAGTATTAGAATTCACAATATtgacttcgtttgtttatcttatcaagtaaaaaaaaaaatgacgcaTGCTTGAGTTTGATTAATGGTCGTGTGTCGGGTGTCTCGCCATCAATTAGGTGGTTTTTGAAAGGTCGCggctttcttaaaaaaaattagaaggaTCGATTAACCTCTTGCTACAACGTTctgggaacatttgaaaatgtttttctagcAGTTTATCACCAAGTCAAGTCAGGTATTGGTTTGCTTGCTACTGGATAACCATAAAAACCAGTACTACCCGTCTCATGGGTTGGGAAGTCGACTCAACCGGCAGCCCCGCCCCATAGAGGGCGTGGAGTGTGAAACTTGGCATCCTGACagaattaaaaagaatatttgtCTTAAGGTCTGTGGTGGACGACTCCCACTTACTCGGGGTGAGAATGGATATCCTTGTAGGTGATCAACACTTCTGTCGTAAATTTCAAAAAGAGCAGAGACAAACTAACCTATCATCTGGTCAGTCACTGCAACAGATATTGGAGTCAGTTTGTCTTGGCCTATCCTTGCCACTGAAACACCTCCATCTACCGATAATGTGCTGCTAGTCCGGCAAAAGCTAGCAGTACTTAAATTCTTTGCAAGCAGTTTCATGAAATGGTCAGTCAGAAAACAAGGACGAGGAACCAGTGCCAATCAAAGACAGAGTAATGATTATGAGACTCCCACTACAGCAAAAGATGTATGCCACTTTCCTCAGTGTGTATGCCCCAACAATGACCAACACAGAGGAGGTGAAGGAAGAGTTCCACAGTAACCTTCGTGAGACAATCAGGCTTGTACCGTCTAATGACAGACTGATACTCGTTGGGGATTTTAATGCTAAAGTTGATTCAGACACTGAGAAATGGAGAGGAGTACTAGGCAGTCATGGAGTAGGCAAGTGCAATGCTAACGGAGAGCTTCTACTTTCGCTATGTTCAGAGTACAACCTTGTGGTAACCAACACCCTATTCAAGTACGAGGATACATACAAGATGACATGGACGCACCCAAGATCCAAGCACTAGTACTTGTTAGACTACATCATAGTAAGACAGAGAAACGTAATGGATGTATTGGAAACCAGAGCAATGAGAGGAGCGGACTGTGGTGCTAATCATGTTATGCTAAAACTAAAGGTTTGTAGACGATGAATCAGTTTCGCGGGGGAAAGACAAGATCTGGGACAGATCTGCAGACCACTTCGACCAACTACTAAACAACCCCAGTGATCTCGCTGAGGGGGCTAAAGAGGCCCTAGTCCAGCGACCAGTTGTATCCAGTCTGGATGAACCACCAATTCTCGATGAACTAATGGCATCTATCAGGTCAACACAGGATGGTAAAGCTCCAGGAGGGGATGAAATTCCAGCAGAAGAGTGAAAATGTGGTGGTGCTCAGCTTATCAACTGCTTGTACAAGCTCATCCAAGAGATATGAGAAGCCCAAAAAGTACCTCAGGACTGGAAGGAAGCAAGTATCATGTCTTTGTTCAAGAAAGGTGACAGGGGAGATTGAGCAAATTACCGAGGTAGCTATATCACTGCTGGCCAGTGTTGGTAAGATTCTCGCTCACGTACTTCTGAACAGGCTCAATGAACACATCTCTGATTTTCTGCTTGAGATAGGCTCAAGAAAAGTGTATCGAACAGAACATGCCACTTTCTGTAGTCTTCATTGACTTCGGTAAAGCCTTCGATACTGTATCGTGACAAGGACTTTGGCAGGTACCCAGGAAATATGGTTGCACAGAGAAGTTTATCAACCTGATCGAGGCACTCCACACAGGTATGTAAGCTAGCGTGGCAAGAAGTGGTTCAGTGTCTGAAAACTTCTCAATAAGCAACGGGGTTAAACAAGGGTGTGTACCGGCGCCTACACTCTTCTCGCTATTATCTGTCAGAGATGCTTGAGATGGCCTTCAAAGACACTTCAGAAGGAGTATACattcaaacaaggaaaaaagcaGACCTGTTCAATGTGGCACAGCTCAAAGCTAAGAGTAAAACATCGACGGAGGTAGTAAGAGAAATGCTCTTTGCCGATGACAGTGCCTTAGCTGCACACAGTGCATACGCAGAAGATATGCAATCTTTATTGCAGAAATTTGCGAGAACAGCCCATCAATTCAGCCTCAAAATCAACATCAAGAAGACAGAATGCCTTTACCAACCGCCAAAGTTCCAGTTATCAACATCACTACCAGAAGAGATCAGCACTGGCACAGAATCACTAGTCAAGTGTAAGACTTTCAAGTACCTCGGAGTACTGTTTCAGAGAATGCAAGGCTGGAGGATGAACTATCTCTCACAATGGGAAGAGCAAGTTCTGCGTTCGGAAACTTGAGAGAGAGACACGTGTCTGTTCGTGTGAAATGCAAAGTGTACAGAGCGACAGTACTGGCTTCTCTATTGTGCGGTACTGAAACTTGGACTGTCTGCTAATACAAATGAACCTTAAATGGCTCGGCCATGTTGAGAGGATGGATCACCAGCGTTTCCCTAGGCAACTACTCCATTCACAGTTATGCAAGGGCAAACGCAATCAGGGTAGACCAAGGCTGAGATTCAAAGACACGATTAAAAGAAACCTGAAGAAGCTAGATATAGACAGGAGTTCCTGGCAGCGGAAAGTGAAGGACAGAGCTGCGTGGAGGAAACTGACCAGACCTAAATGAAACAGTAATTGTCGCCCCCGACAAACtgcagtgatgatgatgatcattaAGTAATGAGCTTACTTATTTGAAGTACATGAGTAAAAACCAATCTATTCGTAACTGATGAGGATGATTGCCAAGATTTGAGGTAACGATGGTTTGAAAAACTCGGTTTTTCACCTTTCATTTTATCTAAGTTGTGATTTTTGCGAAACACGACATTAGTTTAAACTCAcaggacaaaaataaaaaataaaccatttaCCATAACTTTTCCTAGGAGAAATTTCTCCATTCGTAGTTTCTATAAACAACATTAATCtaacggggtaagtttctaagcTTTTTTGGTGGGGTATTCcaaaataatttggctttaccaactgagttgacaatgtaaattggccatcgtaatgagtttctaaagctgacgtttcgagcgttagtccttcatTAGAGCATTTGATAATCTTGAGGAATCAATGATGTTGTACTGCCAATACAAGCAAAGAGTGGTCTGCAGTATCAATATTATACTTCGTTTTCCATCTGGATTTGTACCGGCCGTCAGAGCGTATTTACAATGAAGCCTCTTGGGATCAAGTTACATGCATTCGAGTTTAAAGCGTTCAATTCTTAGGCTAACAAGAAAGATAACCTTTTACTACAACTTCCTGAAAATTTCCTAACAGTCCGCAATAAGgcataaatgatttaaaattttgttgcagCGGGCTATTACCAAATAACCAGCTTACTTATCAGATGAATGTCACTGAAAACGAATCTATTCTTAGCCGATGTGAATGATGAACAATATGTGAGACCACATAGCTTTGAAGTCCAGCATCGCGACGAATTCATTTATATGTGCGTGATGATCGACTCATTGTCTTAGTGAAAAGGCTCTTCATTTTgtagcgggtgtgatttgcatgattgaagccaaaaataataatttta from Pocillopora verrucosa isolate sample1 chromosome 2, ASM3666991v2, whole genome shotgun sequence includes the following:
- the LOC131799586 gene encoding tetratricopeptide repeat protein 28-like, with product MIAFMNIALLVALFLLNSDRIQKAIEICNECLILLNNSDQNNKDQFDSVLLQFYSDIYTVLYSAYRHISDYVNAERYGRKLLVFYSKSAILCYKLGENLKAKEYVARALTITTEIGDKSEEVLCYVNLGAVFQSLGQYDKAKEYLQTALVITKEIGDKGGEAIVYEQLGTVYRFHGQYDKAKDYLQKALVIRTEIGDRKGEATLYGNLGVVFQSLGQYHKAEEYLQKALVITFQIGERKGEGMCYGNLGSVFESLGQFDKAIEYLEKALVIRTEIGDREGEAHDNRNLGVVFQSLGQYHKAEEYFRKALVITFQIGDREGEATGYGNLGTMFYSLGQYDKAIEHLQKALVIRTEIGDREGEVHDYRILGSVFQSLGKYDKAKEYFKKALVIGTESSVREGDAADYESRGSVFLSLGQYDKAKEHLQKALLIRTENGDRKGEAAAYRNLGTVFHSLGQYDKAKEYLQKALVITTEIGDTEAEASDYENLGAVSKALGEYHKAKEHLQKALVIRTKIGSRKGEANVYGNLGTVLQSLRKYDVAKEYLQKALDITTEIGDRNDEGKCYFNLGTVFQSLGQNNKAKEYLQKALDITTETGDRKGEGSCYVNLGTVFESLGQNNKAKEYLQKALDITAETGDRKGEGTCYVNLGAVFQSLEQYDKAEEYLQKALDITTEIGDRKGEGSCYVNLGTVFQSLEQYDKAEEYLQKALDITTEIGDRKGEGSCYVNLGTVFQSLEQYDKAEEYLQKALDITTEIGDREGEGSCYVNLGTVFQSLGKYDVAKEYLQKALDITTETGDRKGEGTCYVNLGTVFQSLEQYDKAEEYLQKALNITTEIGDRKGERSCYVNLGTVFQSLGKYDVAKEYLQKALDITTETGDRKGEGTCYVNLGTVFQSLEQYDKAKEYLQKALDITTETGDRKGEGTCYENLGIVFQSLGEYDKAKEYFQKALDIITEIGDRKGEGSCYGQLGSVFESLGEYDKAKEYLHKALVITTEIGDRKGEGSCYVNLGTVFQSLEQYDKAEEYLQKALDITTEIGDREGEGSCYVNLGTVFQSLGKYDVAKEYLQKALDITTETGDRKGEGSCYVNLGTVFQSLGKYDVAKEYLQKALDITTKTGDRKGEGTCYVNLGTVFQSVGQYDKAKEYIQKALDITTEIGDREGEGTYYVNLGAVFLSLGEYDKAKEYLQKALDITTEIGDRKGEESCYRNLGGVFYGLGQFDKAKECLQKALVIGSDIGDKKGEAERLLNLGIVSRAVGDYEASEVCFEKALSISREIGDRRKEFEILKDYAFLYLCQKRIKDSLSCLHLCIEMYEELRYFLGDNDEFKTSFLEEFVIFPYKILCTLLCGSRNTRDALYVEELGRARGLSDLMAKKYSVETHISTNPRSWFGIENILGEKNNCTCLYISYFYYDLFLWILKSSGIPHCKIISLEENLVQAGLPKDLPLSEFLADNFRSLGILPTEDCEDRSLNMAKLQPLSPEQKSSARMRLMEEDEEKKVISSLSLCYKLFIAPVYDLLEEPEVIIVPDPRLYKVPFAALSEKEGAEYLSETHRIRVIPSLTTLKIIQDSPEDYHSNTGALIIGNPKVDGLPPLPGARKEAEMVGRLVGVPPLVEEEATKQAVLERISSVSLIHFAAHGDAERGEIALSPTPIPNSQNAIPPQEAYMLTMADVSQVKVRAKLVVLSCCHSGSGEIKAEGVIGIARAFLGSGARSVLVALWAISDKATEQLMSQFYEHLVKGESASESLHQAMRWMRKKGSTYVSEWASFTLIGDDVRLEFHKQRKEDENSLK